The Diceros bicornis minor isolate mBicDic1 chromosome 15, mDicBic1.mat.cur, whole genome shotgun sequence genome has a window encoding:
- the MYNN gene encoding myoneurin isoform X3, protein MNGRRHWNVKEIHQAADYLKVEEVVTKCKIKMEDFAFIANPSSTEISSITGNIELNQQTCLLTLRDYNSREKSEVSSDLVQANPKQGALAKKSSQTKKKKKAFNSQKTGQNKTVQYPSDILENASVELFLDANKLSTPVTEQVAPGNDNSELELTAVVENTFPTQDIVQTVTVKRKRGKSQPNCALKEHSMSNIASVKNSYELESSGEELDQRYSKAKPMCNTCGKVFSEASSLRRHMRIHKGVKPYVCHLCGKAFTQCNQLKTHVRTHTGEKPYKCELCDKGFAQKCQLVFHSRMHHGEEKPYKCDVCNLQFATSSNLKIHARKHSGEKPYVCDRCGQRFAQASTLTYHVRRHTGEKPYVCDTCGKAFAVSSSLITHSRKHTGEKPYICGICGKSFISSGELNKHFRSHTGERPFICELCGNSYTDIKNLKKHKTKVHSGTDKILDSSIEDHPLNEQDSIQKSPLAETLDVKPSDVTVPLALPLGTEDHHMLLPVTDTQSPTSETLLRSTVNGYSEPQLIFLQQLY, encoded by the exons ATGAATGGGAGGAGACA TTGGAATGTTAAAGAAATTCATCAGGCTGCTGACTATCTCAAAGTGGAAGAGGTGGTcactaaatgtaaaataaagatggaagattttgcttttattgctaATCCTTCTTCTACAGAGATATCTAGTATTACTGGAAATATTGAATTGAATCAACAGACTTGTCTTCTTACTCTACGAGATTATAATAGTCGGGAGAAATCAGAAGTGTCTTCAGATTTAGTTCAGGCAAATCCTAAACAAGGAGCTTTAGCAAAGAAGTCGTCTCAaactaaaaagaagaagaaggccTTCAACTCCCAGAAAACAGGGCAAAATAAAACAGTGCAATATCCCAGTGACATTTTAGAGAATGCGTCTGTTGAGTTATTCCTAGATGCAAATAAATTGTCCACACCTGTAACAGAACAAGTTGCACCAGGAAATGATAATTCAGAACTCGAGTTGACAGCAGTTGTGGAAAATACTTTTCCAACACAAGATATTGTGCAAACTGTTACAGTGAAACGGAAACGGGGAAAATCACAGCCAAACTGTGCTCTCAAAGAACACTCTATGTCTAATATAGCTAGTGTCAAGAACTCTTATGAGCTGGAGAGCTCTGGGGAAGAGCTGGATCAGAGATATTCCAAGGCCAAGCCAATGTGTAACACATGTGGGAAAGTGTTTTCAGAAGCCAGCAGCTTGAGAAGACACATGAGAATACATAAAGGAGTCAAACCTTATGTTTGCCACTTGTGTGGAAAGGCGTTTACCCAGTGTAACCAACTGAAAACACATGTAAGAACTCATACAG GTGAGAAGCCATACAAATGTGAATTGTGTGATAAAGGATTTGCTCAAAAATGCCAGCTAGTCTTCCATAGTCGCATGCATCATGGTGAggagaaaccctataaatgtgatgtatgcaatttACAATTTGCAACTTCTAGCAATCTCAAGATTCATGCaag GAAGCATagtggagagaaaccatatgTCTGTGATAGATGTGGACAGAGATTTGCCCAAGCCAGCACACTGACCTATCATGTTCGAAGGCATACTGGGGAAAAGCCTTATGTGTGTGATACCTGTGGGAAGGCGTTTGCTGTCTCTAGTTCTCTTATCACTCATTCTCGAAAACATACAG GTGAAAAACCATACATATGTGGTATTTGTGGGAAAAGTTTTATTTCCTCAGGAGAGCTCAACAAACACTTTCGATCCCATACAG GAGAAAGACCATTTATCTGCGAATTATGTGGAAATTCTTACACAGATATTAAAAACTTAAAGAAGCACAAAACAAAAGTCCATTCTg GTACAGATAAAATTCTAGATTCTAGTATAGAGGATCATCCCTTGAATGAACAAGATTCCATACAAAAAAGTCCGTTAGCAGAAACTCTGGATGTGAAGCCTTCTGATGTGACTGTACCACTAGCTCTTCCACTGGGGACTGAAGACCATCACATGCTTCTCCCTGTCACAGATACTCAGTCTCCTACTTCAGAGACATTGTTGAGGTCAACTGTGAATGGGTATTCAGAACCACAGTTGATTTTTTTACAACAGTTATACTGA